The DNA segment ACCACCAAGCCTGGGCAAGCACCTTTGGTGGCCGCAGCTTTGGCCGCCTCGCCAAACCTGAAGCTGGTAGGTGGGGATGGTCACGAAAAAATTGCCGCGGTAGTAAGCGGAGAAACTGGAGAAGCCCTGGAAACTTGGGCTGAAGAGCTTTTAGCCGAAGACGAGCGCATCCTGGGGGTCTACCCCACCTTTGTAGGCGACGATCGGGCATGAGGCGCAGCCGTCGGGGTCTTATTGCCTTCGTCTTCGCTCGCCCACCGCTTCGCCCCCCCGGCGCCAGGCCCGAGGAAGAGTTTGCGGCGCTTTGCATCCGCTGTAACCGCTGCGTGGCGGCCTGCCCCTACAAGACCCTCAAGCCAGCCGGCTGGATTTACGGAGAGCGGGCTGGCACGCCGTTGGTAGTGGCGCGGGAGGTCCCCTGCTACCTGTGCATGGCCTGCCCGCCGGTTTGTCCCACCGGCGCCTTAGAGCCCATAACCGACAAACGCGCCGTGCGCATGGGCGTGGCCGTGGTAGACCCGCAAACCTGCTTTGCCCACCAGGGTATCCTCTGCCGCACCTGCGTTGACGAATGCCCCCTGGAAGGCGAGGCCATTTACCAAAACGGCGAGCTCAAGCCGGTGGTGACCGACAAATGCGTGGGGTGCGGGGTTTGCGAAAAGGTCTGTCCAGCTCCCGAGGTGGCCATCGTGGTGCGGCCGCGAGGTGAGGGAGAGGGGGCATGAAAAGGCCCTACCGGTGGACCCCTCTGCGGCGCACCGTTCAAGCTCTCGTAGCCCTCTTTTACTTTGCCTTGCCCTGGCTGAACCGCTGGGGCTTTCGGGGCTTGATGGGCAACCTGGCTTCCCTCAAGGTAGGGCCGGTGGATTTGGCCGAGCCCGCCAGTGCCCTTTCGGTGGTCCTGGCTGCCGGGAAGGTCACCGGACAAATCCTGCTGGCGGCGCTTCCGGTGTTGGCCCTGGCGCTGGTGATGGGCCCGGTGTTTTGCTCCTGGGTGTGCCCCTGGGGCTTCCTGTCGGAAGGGTTGGACAACCTGAAGATCCGCACG comes from the Thermoanaerobaculum aquaticum genome and includes:
- a CDS encoding 4Fe-4S dicluster domain-containing protein, which encodes MRRSRRGLIAFVFARPPLRPPGARPEEEFAALCIRCNRCVAACPYKTLKPAGWIYGERAGTPLVVAREVPCYLCMACPPVCPTGALEPITDKRAVRMGVAVVDPQTCFAHQGILCRTCVDECPLEGEAIYQNGELKPVVTDKCVGCGVCEKVCPAPEVAIVVRPRGEGEGA